TATTCAGTAAAATAACCGGTAATTAATCTGGACTCTTTTTAGATTTGCAAGGAATCTTTTATGACGAGCTTTCAGTTAGTCCTTAATATCTGACAATATTGCAACAATGGGACTCGATGATGTGTGTTTAATAACAAATATAGGCAATACTTCATTTGAAAACATCAACAATACTTGTAAGTGGGATCAAATACTTGTTACTTTTGATCTTTTCACGTGATTTTATTTGATCATGGAAATATAGAATATTGACAACCTTCTCCTGTTAACTAACAGAGGCTGTGTGTGACACTTTCTTTGAGGTCTATATTGCTGATACCTGCAGTACACATGTTCACATCTGGATGAGGCATGTGGCGCTGTGCTTTGTTGTTTAAACATAAGCCTGTTTATCAGTTTCTGCAATCCAAGATATAGTGTTGTATCGACAGCTGAGAAAGCTTTcaccacttttttattttgtattattctttTAGCAgagttcattttatttactcCACACAGTATTTGTTGCCAGACCTTTAACCTTTGGTGCTTTTTCATAGGATACTGATGCTGATGTTCTGGGGGCCGGTCatctgtctttttcttctttctaatGCCTCTAACTTTTCATAACTCCTCCGTCACAGCAACATTAAAACCGTTTCCTCATCGCGGtgagctctgtgtgtctgttcgaGAGCTCGACGCTCTGCAGCTtgagaaaacacaaacatcacCAAGCGGATACACGTCGACAGCGTGCCACAGATGAGCGGAGATGATAAGGGATCCGAGGTGTGATTGAGGTGTGTAATGGATTTCATCGTTTGGaagttgtggcagctgtctccaatttggcctcggctgctggtgattggcaatcagtcagcagccgaggccgccctcataaaagctctcaggtgagagtggagcaggagagtgagcagaggcgcagtggtGCGGTCTGCTCTGGGTCGTGTGAACCACAATAAAGAATATGTTGTCAAACGGAACCTCTTTGgtcatggctgatccttggtgcttttgggggaaacccactgGTAActgctcactctcctgctccactctcacctgagagcttttatgagggcggcctcggctgctgactgattgccaatcaccagcagccgaggccaaattggagacagctgccacagaagTATTAGGACAGCAGCTTTCATTGTTTTGGCTCCAGCACACTGGATTCCCCTCCTGTGTGGGAATGAGGTTAAACACCTTCAAAGGCCTGAAAGTTGTTCctaaaatcaaaacaaaactGTTATTAAATGTAACCACGGCATCATCTGCCGTGTGGAAGAGCGAGTGTCAGCGAGTTGCGGTCTCCGATGGAGAACAGGCAGAGGCTCACTTCCCTTCTCAAGGGTAACGATCCTGGAGGGAAGCTCGTTGGTCATGTTCTGGATACTGTTCGTCTGACTTCCCCAAAATCAGAAACATAATCTTTGTGATGTCAATGAATCATTAGAAGACACGACTGAATGCAGTGTTACAAAATCTGAGTGGCCCGAGTGAATCTCGGCTTGGAGGTAGTTTTTTATGGgagaataatttttttatataaaatgatCTGATGCTCTTTCTCCCACTTAATCATCTGCAGCGTTGATTTTAAGAAGCGGCAGCTAAACTTCTCACTGTTTCTGTCGGCAAATTAACGGATCTGTTGTTCAAGTGAAGGAAGAACAAATTCTCAGGGGAAACAATGCCAGCGTTGAAGACGTGGAGAAGTCACGGGTACGAGTTAGGGAAAGAGAGGCGGGTGGAACAATGGAAACTGAAGGATTCATTCATCAATTTGTTAAATATACGGCATCCTGTGGCCATGGTAGAACCAGGACGGCCTCTGAACTCTCCAAGTTTGTCCGTGGTATATATTTGCTAGGTATCGCCCTGTAAAGTGTTATGTTTCTGGGCCAATCAAATGAGTTTGCAACACACAAGTGTTCTGGTCTGTGCAACAAATCAAACACACAGGATGTAAGCACATAGTTTACAGGTAGAGCGTTATTTGGCAAACGTTTGAGAAAACCCTCTCAGCAACAGGCCCATGCAGTAGCTCGTCATGTCTTCATCAGACTGAGTTTACGGAGTGATCTGAGCTCTTTAAACTCTTGAAAGACGGCTGAACAACCGGTGAAATGTTCCTGTCTGTGTTCTCCGAGGGCAGGAATGAACACCACTTGAGTCTAGTCGAGCTCAAAGGGTTGTACGCTTAGACTTCACCAAGAATGGTTCAGAAGATGTGAGGAGATCGCTGCAGAGATGCGAATATGTCATTTATGACTAATCCACAATCACTTTTCCATAATACTAATAGTTTCATTATGTATTGTTTATACTACGCCAGCTGGACATCATTGAAATATTACACAAGTGTTATCAGTTGTTACCATTCAAATGGGTCATGCATGTATTCCATTTTTgtaatgtttattttgtatctttttttcacaaacaaatactTAATTCAAATATTTAATCCAATAAgaacacacattattatttttgagaAGTCATCTTGTTTAGGGACTAAATTAAATCATATGTTGTGCCTATCATTAGAACCATCATTTAAAAACTCATCCatgtttccttttttgttttcctttctttccttcccctcATTCCTCTTTTCCTTCTTGTATTGTTTCGCTCACCAGAGAAGGATGTCGGATTGAGAACGTTCAAAAGAATATTAGATGCAGGAAATATGCCTTCAACATGTTGCAGCTGATGGCCTTTCCCAAGTGCTACCGGCCACCGGAGGGTACTTACGGTAAAGTGGACTCTTGAGGACCTCGGCCTGAGACCTCGTGTGTTCCCCCACTTTTAAATATGAAAGCTGATGCATGATGGTTTATTGTTTATAACCAAAAACAACTTGGCtggattttatattttgctgattAGTTTTACGTTGGATGTGTTCATCAACTTCCAAGCTGAATTTGCCAAACGTTATTTgtaaaaatgaatgcactttcCATTCTTGCCTTGTTTAGTTGCCACCCACAGCGTGTCGACCGTGAATATCTTTCTTCAGGCTGTTCCACGCTCAACCAGCATGACGTGTGCACGGCAAAATGATGTGTGGCAACATGTATATTAGCGTATCACCTCTTCTGAGCGCCGTTCACTGACACTGAGCTTAAGTTAAAAGCTTTTTGAAAATAATAAACCTGTTACAAGGATTGTTGTGTGGTATAAATACTGCTCTCCACAATAACTTGGAACAATCTGTTCCTCATTCCATGTTTGGATGTTCTGAGTTTTACGTGATGAAAGATTTCCTGAGTGGTTGTTCTCTACATTTTCATGTCATCGCATATTCAGGTCCAAACATTGCCTGTGTCTTTTTTGACTGATGCAGACCTATTTTCCATTCATTTATAATAAGTAATATACCAGTATTTTAAAACATCCTGTTTCCTAACTCATCTCATTATTTGAACGGTTgcttttttcataatatttttatatctcAAGGTACAGGCCAGAATGAGGATATTGGACCAGCGTTCTGAATGCATTATGTCaaattcaattatttatttttgtatactaAAATGATTTTATACTTTACGGGTTGATACCTTGGACTTTAATGCATGTTGTGTGACGACATTGGACATTTACAATTGTCTATTGTAtcgaaattaaataaaagaatggattgatgtcaatgtgtgtgattgtttcaTGATTGTGTCATGTTTTGCATACTGTGAACATTTATTTTCACAAGTGTGCGTTAATTTGAAGTAAACTGCTCCAGTCATAAATGCAGTGCATACAAGTTatcatttaatgtgtttaaaCATGTGTACCAACAGGATATATTCAAGTAACACTCTAATAGATGAAAAGATGAATCTCAAAAATGATGTATCTGAaattaaaacactttaattCCAAACACGTTAATGAGATGAGAACCTTTCATCCTAACACAACGTGTGTAGACCAGAGAGGAGCACAGGGCTACCGTCATTCGTTTGGATTTCTTTACTTAATTTAAGATTacctgtgaatatatatatttttttaatctcttgTTGCGCTTtggattaattattttaatgtctCACAGTTTTGTGGGCGTCGTGCTTTAGGGCATGCATTTCTTCCCATCATGAGATCCGCTTGAGGCTATTCTGCCTAGCAACAGTTGGGAATGTAAACGCACCGAGAAACACAGCAATGTGCCAGCAAAAGcagtgaagaagaaaacacactcTATAAAGCACAGTCATCACTTGAGATGAAACGAAAggctaaaataaacacaatggaAGACTTCGTAGTTGTGGTAGTATTTAATGGAGTGAGCCACTATTGTGAAGATACTGGAGTTCATACGGCGTGTACAGTATCATACATTCAGTAGTGTTCAGCAGAGAGCTTATTCATATTAAACATCTGTATACAGTACATGCTGCTACTCTTTGCTACTTCCTGGTCCTTCTCTCAAAACCGTCCCACTGGAAGGCGAGTTGTGCCGCACAGTGACCAGACTTCATGTGCACAGTTCAAAACAATCAAAGGCTTGAGATTTAGTTCTTTCAAACATTTAAACTCATATTTTAGAATACAGGACGGCATGCTTTTTCACAGGTTGGTATAGTCAGTGTGAtatctacaaaataaaaacagccaTTCTTATAGAGTCATtctttataaatatttacaaattTACATTTGTAGCTTATACCGTATTTACATCACATTACGCTTTCCGACTATTCATTTCTTGCAAAAGTCTCATGAGTCTTTTCAGGaatactttaatatttttaagtGAGTATGCTTCACATGGTGGACAGTCGACctaaaaagagacacaaaatgtaaatatttaaacatgCATAACATTCAGATTTTAAAAGtgaacatacaaataaatgctaATAGGGCTCAGAGGCTTTGTGTAATGTCAGGTGTAGAAAATAGTACGGTATCAGTCGTGAAAAGTTTGTTTGCGAAGGTTTTCCACATATCCAGCTTCATCGTGGTTATGCGAGAGTGACAGGCAGTTATGAAAAGTAAGGACAGAcccccgagggggggggggttgtctacAGGACTCACAGGGTGGTCTGGCGGCAGCCTCTCATTGAAATCAAAGATACAATGTGCTTTAGGGTCCTGAATTTCTTCCTCAACGATGACCATGATCAACTCCGACATGTAACATTTGAGCGATTTCATTTTACAGTTTTCCTTGGAAAGAGAGAAATTAACAATAATTCACATTTGCCTTTGTGCACATTACGCAGATCATAACGGCGCCAAGGCAGAAACTTGATGAAACTCACAAATCAAAGATATAACTTGAATTCTGTGTTTAATAGTATCACTGCTTTCCTACTAGACAATTATTTCGCTGCACAATCAATATAATGTGTATCTGTAAACTGATGTCATTGTGGTGTTCTGAAGGGATACAATATTGTTGGTAATATTTTATGAACAAATCTCATCAAAAAAAGCCCATTCATTCCTACTGGAGACATAAAGCTTAAAAATCATCAcaaatacactgtatatattttaattttttaatgacATTAAGAGTCTACAGCCCAGTGGTGCTTTGAGCGAAATGCTAACGTCAGAATGCTAACGTGCTGATATTTAGCAGGTATAATGTTCTCCGTGTTCACCATCTTTAGTTCGATGTCAAAGCGTGCTACCATTGGCTAATTATCGCTACACGGACGAATCCTTTCCTAAATCGGTCGGGCCTTGTAGTAATATGTGTAAATGGGGCATTTGTTGGGTCTTTTTCCAACTATGGATTGATACTCATTTGGTGCAGTCGAGTATGTTTACTTAATAAACTACTGTGACCATGTCCGTTGCGATGACAGAAAATGTCCCAGAGTGCAACAGTGTGACTCATTGATGTTGTTCTAATAGTTAATAGAGGCTTCCGCGACACAGACGACACTTGCTGGGAGCATCAATTCATAGTTGATGTTGGTTCTTTTCATCAGGTTGATTGACAATAAGAAAGAAAATCATTGTAATGCAAATTGTATCCTTTAATTTTATGTTGGAACATCATTGAGTCACATGTCCATCATCTTTCTGCAAACTAAAATCAAAACTGAATATTAAAATGTGGCCTACTTTTACTCCTTACTTTTATGTCACTACTGGACGGAGCATACAGCATCGCCTCAGATTTCTGAAAAGGGGTGAGAACAAAAACAGCAATGACACAATTAAAGGCATTTTTTAatatcgtttaaaaaaatatattaaacaaaaaaCTAACCGGCGCATGTGTAAAATGGATACAGAAAAGAAAATCATACAAGAAAGTATCAGAGGATATGCGGTGATGAGTTCTACATCTGGTATAAAAACAAATGCTCTTATCATAAGtggtcaaacacaaacacaaaacgaTGTAATATACCTTCTCTCACCTCAATGGCATTTTTCAGTCCTTCGAACTTCAAACACTTCAGTAGCTGAAATGTTTCCGGCTCAGGAGCGGCACACGTAGAAGTACTCAGGAAGCTTTAAGAGAGCGACGAGACACTAACTCATATCTAGATATTAATTATGATGATGTGgtgtctttttattgttttgagttctTTCATAAAAGCTGGCACCTCAACATAATGCGAGTAAATATGAAATGATTCATTTCTGGAGACATTTTTCAAGCTGTTCATACTTAGCTGGACAAGCCATAGCAAGTTATACAAGAACATTGCATGCACATAACATCCTTTCTCCATTTCCCAACTACTCGCAACtgtgttgtatttgtttgagTGTTTTTTCCATTTTCATGACCGATTATAGAAATATTTCCTCTGTCATTTGTAGGTATGATAACTGATAAACAAGTCACACGCTGTATGCCTACCTCAGAATTAAGAAACAAAGCCAGACCTCTAGTTTGTGACTCTCTCGGTAAAGGTGACAGGTCAACTGGAACTGGACACCTTTCTGCAAATAACACATAGAAATACATGTCAGGCTTGAATGAATCTGTTATGAGTCAAGAAGAACAATTTTACCGTCACGTTCTATTTATTACGTAGACTTTAATATTAAATTCTAATTATTAACTCATCTCATACTGCATTCTCTGTCCAAACTCTCTTTTCATAGCAAATAGTTGTCCGGTGCTGTGTTAATGTTCATAATTTGAATACAGCGCCTTTAAATCCGCTCCACCCTAAAATATGTTTTCCTTATTTCTTTCCGCttggatgaatgtgtgtgaattatGCTTGTGCAGAGTTTGACACTAGAAGAGTCTTTAGAAACACGTAACAATTAACATCGACAATATTCTGAATTTTTCAATGAGCGAGAAGGAGAAGACATCATTTGTTTGTGCAAAATAAACAGACAGAAATTATATTATCAAAGCAGAGGATTTGTTTAGGATTTGTTTGCACAGTTTGTCTCGATTAGTTGGAACCAACGCGGTACAACCTGCCCACGCTTTCactcctgctgtttgattggtCGGCATTTTGTCTCCTTTCTGGTTTAATCCCTTAAAGAAGGCAGTGTAGAGGAACATGTATATCTGATAATTGACCGTTTGTAGGGTTCTTGTTGCTGATGTTGTTCCACAATGTTAAATACGTTCTTTAGTTTAACAGTAATACTATCCGGGGGCGCAGTCAGATTTTAGGGGGCCCCTGACCACGACTCAGGCCCCGTCTCTGCCGAGCACGACGCTGTCAAGGTGAAAACACATAAAGATTGCTCCGTGCTGCACAGATAACCCTCCGTGTGCAGCGGTTGTTTGCAACTTGAGAGCCGTTTGAACGGTTTGGAGCTGATTGCacattatatactgtattttaATAGCTCTTGATTTAATTAAGGCTAGTTTGAGGTCTTTGTGATACACATCAGAGTGTCTTCAGGTAACGTGTCCGTTTATAGTTTATTGGCTGCATCTTTGTTGTGTTGTATTTGATTTATCCACAGAATGGGCTCAAAGTTACCAGAACACAAAGGGGGTGGGTGTGCCATGCCTCCGGTAAAAAGGACACAGTGTGTCACGCTGTTTGGTTAGGTAACACCGTGCGCAATACAAAATGGATTGTGTCAGGCATGTTTGAGAAACGGTTGATTAATATTATATTGGCAGAAGGCTAGATGTAGATCTGGAACTAACAGTTATGTTCATCATTGATTGATGTGATTCAATTGATTTTTATAATCATTTAGTGTATTGAATGTCACAAGTTTAGAGCTGACatctccatgtttgtttttcacAAATGGTCCAAAATCATAGATTCTCGATTTAACATTATGAACATTAACACAGCACCAACATACTATTTGCTATGAAAGCATAGTTTGAACAGAGAATGAAGTCTGAGATgagttaataattataatttaatattctcACTCATTGAACATTTTTTGAATATTGTCCATGTTAATTGTTAAGTGTTTCAAAAGACTCTTCTCGTGTCTCTGCACAAACAAAATTCTGCATAGGTTCTTCCctttcccccgtgaaagggtttattctatttcttgggagtttttcctgatccgatgtgaggtcctgggacagggatgtgtgtgtacagattgtaaagccttctgaggcaaattcgtaatttgtgatattgggctatacaaaataaactgaattgagttgaAGCTCACACATCCAAGTTCATCCGAGTGAAAAGCAATAAGGAAAACACATTTGGAGCTGAATTAAAGGCTGAATTTAACTTTATGAACATTAACACAGCACCGGACAACTATTTTCCATGTCAAGATATTTTGGAGTAATGTCAACCTGAACAGAGAATGAAGTCAATAATTACAatgtaataaatattataaatatataataacaataaataaacccTAAAATCGGCCACTCTGCATTGTAAGTACTGTTACTTTTGATTATTCAGGTACTTTTGCATAAGTATgcatttgaataataataataatttgaaaaaaatgttacaaaatgttttatacaaaataagcaataaaagaaaaaacactagAATAAAGTAAGCAATGCAGAAACGGACAGATATAAACCTAAAAGTATACAGCGTTTTACACATAATAAGATTTTGAGCATCATTAATAAAGTTGTACATCGTGCTTTCGAGGAAGATAGTGATTTGGCGGCAGACCGGTCAGTCCAGTCACGGTTCTGACAGCAAGGACTCAATTCCCTCGAGTCTTAAATCTGGACActctgtcaggttcttgtgaaaAGCCCATCGGCTGTTTACAAGTGAGTGAGAGTAAAGTAACTTTGAAGAATAATAGCTGAGCTCCCTCCGCTCAAAAACACGTGTTGCTTATCGTCACACGAGTCTGTTGACATTGAGTTTGACAGTCGAGGGCTGTTCTCATATTCATCTGCTCATGGAGGAAAGTTTCTCACCTTAAATCTCAGTGGAAGACGTACGTACACACATGATTATGAGTGTGAAATCATAGCTGCTTTGGGGGCCAATCATGGTTCAGAATGCAATTTAGAGGGCAACTAAGTGAGATGTTAAAACTTGACAGTTCACAAACCGAGTGGAGGAATAGGAGACTTTTGAAAGAACAAGAATTAGGAacttattgtttttcttttgctgcAAAACTAAATGGtacacaaattattattaagtcTGAAAACACGTATGGAGTGAATCTtaaattgttttgcttttgaaGCATAAATGATAACAGTAATCTAATAACAAAGACAGTGGTGAAATGTAAGTTACTCAAGCGCAACAATTTTGAACGCCTTGTACTTTACTTGAGACATTTTAGAGAGAGATGTTGTACTTTTAGCTCCACTACATGTATGTGTCTTCTTACACAATAAAGTACACATTAAACGTGATGCAGTGTTTCATTATTAAACTGaccatatttaatatttgtgttATTCCATTTACTTAATATCTGTTATTGCACTCCATCTGAAAATTCACGTCTCTTTACATTTTGATGCAACGATTGTGAAATCTAAAAGATGATCAGCCCTCTATGGATACACTCGAAACCAACAGAAGTTTGGATGAGCATTGTCCATTATAATAttatactcttttttttactaaatgttactgtaattatatatatagtttttcttAACTCACATCTTTCATGCAGGACTTTTCCCGTGTAATTAAACAGGTTTTATAATAGTCTCTAATACAATTTTGCATGATAAATATGTCAACAGATTATATTTTAGGTAAATATTGCTGACAACACTGATGTTTTATTAGGATTATGTGGCCTATATGCCTACATTATGAAATGACTTTAATTTGTTTAGCATTGGGAGTCGAGGGATTGCA
The nucleotide sequence above comes from Pseudoliparis swirei isolate HS2019 ecotype Mariana Trench chromosome 24, NWPU_hadal_v1, whole genome shotgun sequence. Encoded proteins:
- the LOC130189747 gene encoding uncharacterized protein LOC130189747 isoform X2, with the translated sequence MTAFPVILVQPTCPGGQRAKGVQFQLTCHLYRESHKLEVWLCFLILSFLSTSTCAAPEPETFQLLKCLKFEGLKNAIEKSEAMLYAPSSSDIKVDCPPCEAYSLKNIKVFLKRLMRLLQEMNSRKA
- the LOC130189747 gene encoding interleukin-15-like isoform X1 — its product is MTAFPVILVQPTCPGGQRAKGVQFQLTCHLYRESHKLEVWLCFLILSFLSTSTCAAPEPETFQLLKCLKFEGLKNAIEKSEAMLYAPSSSDIKENCKMKSLKCYMSELIMVIVEEEIQDPKAHCIFDFNERLPPDHPVDCPPCEAYSLKNIKVFLKRLMRLLQEMNSRKA